The sequence below is a genomic window from Opitutia bacterium.
TTTGTTTTTGTGTAAGTTAACGCGCGCCGCGGATCAGAACGGCACGTCTTCGTCGAGATTCTCCTGCGCGGCCGGAGCCGGGCGGCTCGGGGCGCTGGCGCGGGGAGCGGGGGCGCTGTAGGTGCGGCCTTCGCCGCCCTCACCGCCGCCGCCTTCGCCGCGACCGCCACCGGAACCGAGGAACTGGAAGTTTTCGCAGACGACCTTCATGCGGCTGCGTTTTTCCTTCGTGTTCTTGTCTTCCCACTGGTCGAGGCGCAGACGGCCTTCGACGAAGAGCGGGCGACCCTTGGTGCAGTATTTGGAGATGTTCTCGCCGGCCTTGCCCCAGGCTTCGATGTCAACGTAGGTCACTTCCTCACGTTCGCCACCGCTCTCGTCCTTGAACTTGCGGTTCACGGCGAGCGAGAAGGTGCAGATGGCGGTGCCCTTCGGCGTGACTCGGAGTTCCGGGTCGCGCGTCAGGTTGCCGATGAGCATGACTTTGTTGAGATTGGCCATGGGGCGGAGGCGCGGGGCGCGTTGGGCGTTTAGGCGTTCTGGACGAGCGTGCGATAGACGCTGTCGTTGAGGCGGAGGCGCTCCTGAAGCGCGGCGCTGGCGCCGGCGGGGGCCGAGAAGCTGATGGAGACGTAGACACCGGCGGGGAACTTCGCGTCGGTCTTGCGCGCGAAGTCGCGGCGGCCGAG
It includes:
- a CDS encoding single-stranded DNA-binding protein, whose amino-acid sequence is MANLNKVMLIGNLTRDPELRVTPKGTAICTFSLAVNRKFKDESGGEREEVTYVDIEAWGKAGENISKYCTKGRPLFVEGRLRLDQWEDKNTKEKRSRMKVVCENFQFLGSGGGRGEGGGGEGGEGRTYSAPAPRASAPSRPAPAAQENLDEDVPF
- the rpsF gene encoding 30S ribosomal protein S6, producing the protein MNKRNYKATFILDNRGKEDSVDQIIEGVKKEIVAVQGDVTNVEQLGRRDFARKTDAKFPAGVYVSISFSAPAGASAALQERLRLNDSVYRTLVQNA